The Symphalangus syndactylus isolate Jambi chromosome 1, NHGRI_mSymSyn1-v2.1_pri, whole genome shotgun sequence DNA segment TCAAGGTACCAGTACAGATTTTCCTGTCTTTATTGCTCACCATTGTATCTTAaccattatgtttttatttcttgaacTGTCCATTTTGACTCACTGTTTTTATTTGACTGGATATTTTCCTCtaggtttttgtatcagtacctgGGTGGCAGCTTGGGAAAGAGAgccctcctgtagtcccagttattagggaggctgagccaagaagatcacctgagcccaggagttcaaggctgcagtgagctatgattgtgcggctgcactccagcctgggcaacagagcaagaccccatctcttaaaaaataaaataataaatcttaaaaagaaaacatgtaaggTCATATCCTGAATGCTTTTGCCCTCAAAATGAATGAGAGTTTGGCTCTGTATAGAGCTCTAGGATCATAATCCTTTTAACTTAAACTAATATTGCTCTATTCCTTTATTTACTTCTTCCCAGTACAGTATCCCAAAGTTTGAAATATTCAGGCAGTGTTTCTCAGTGGTAGTAATGTGTAGGATTGTCTCTGGTATATTAACTGATTACCTTGAGGGAGGGAAATAGGACAGAGAAGAAATGGAATGAATTCATTCTCTAAGTCAAGACCTTTGGCACACTTTTGTTCTGATAATCATAATCTCGGTTCCTGTCAATTCCCTAGCAGTCTTTTAAAGGAATTTATCTACTGGCCCCACAAACccacatttttaaagataatccTGACTTTCTGGATCTGCTGTTGTTTGCTTAAAGATTTTTGGTTTTGATGGGGGAAAACATGAAAAACTCAATTTGTATGTTAGCTAATTAATGATCTGATAAAGAATCctcataaaaataatagaatgtaCATTGATTGGTGGTAAAGTCATCTTGGTCCCTTCTCATGCATCTGACATACTTGTTACTTTATTTTACAGGAATAGCAGGTTTTGCAGCAATTGTTGCATATGGATTATACAAACTGAAGAGCAGGGGAAATACTAAAATGTCCATCCATCTGATCCACATGCGTGTGGCAGCCCAAGGCTTTGTTGTAGGAGCAATGACTGTTGGTAGGTTCCTATAGGAAATTTCAAATTTTCGTTCCTCGTTGAGGTATTTCTTTACAAACAAAATAGGTAAATATTTTTAGCTGACCTTTTAGCAGTTTGAGAATATCACTTATATTCATTTTCatgtaaaaaatgaattaatgaagatAATTCAAGTAGGGACATAGTTTTTCTATGATATATCCTGctaagattttaaagaaaaaaaaaatcctgtcaatCTCTGAGTTTATAATTTCATTGAAGAGCCTAGATATGTAAATAGAGTTGGTAGTAACATCTGTTATCTGGGAGAGGCATACAATtgctattttattgtgtttttaaaggAGAGATTCTTAAAGTTTAGGTATTACATGCTTCTTCTATTGGCTTTATAATTCATTGACTTTATCTGGTATTATGTAGCAAGAGTGATTCCTTTCAAAGTTACCAGATAAATATTGattgttctttaaaagaaatattgtaaCATGTGAAGTAGCCATACCAGCCCTTTGCTACTTGGGAAACTACTGTATATAACAACAGTTTTAGAGATTTAAGATGTTTAAGAAGGCAAGAGTATAAGCTTCCTAGGGTCTTATTCCCCTTGTAAATATTCCATACTAGCAATGGTGCTACTTTCAGCTATTGTATgaactggtttttatttttgaatatttaagaaaatattgaaatgCTTAACtagcattctttttctttaggtATGGGCTATTCCATGTATCGGGAATTCTGGGCAAAACCTAAGCCTTAGAAGAAGAGATGCTGTCTTGGTCTTGTTGGAGGAGCTTGCTTTAGTTAGACGTCTCATTATTGAAGTTACCTATTATTGTTGGAAATAAACTAATTTGTATGGGTTTAGATGGTAACATGACATTTTGAATATTGGCTTCCTTTCTTGCAGGCTTGATTTGCCTGGTGACTGAATTACTAGTGACTAGTTTACTAACTAGGTCATTCAAGGAAGTCAAGTTAACTTAAACATGTCACCTAAATGCACTTGATGGTGTTGAAATGTCCaccttcttaaatttttaagatgAACTTAGTTCTAAAGAAGATAACAGGCCAATCCTGAAGGTACTCCCAGTTTGCTGCAGAATCTCACATATTTTGGACGTTGCATAAGAGTCCTATTTGCCCCAGTTAATTCAACTTTTGTCTGCCTGTTTTGTGGACTGGCTGGCTCTGTTAGAACTCTGTCCAAAAAGTGCATGGAGTATAACTTGTAAAGCTTCCCACAATTGacaatatatatgcatgtgtttaAACCAAATCCAGAAAGCTTAAACAATAGAGCTGCATAATAGTAGTATTTATTAAAGAATCACAATTGTAAACATGAGAATAACTTAAGGATTCTAGTTTAGTTTTTTGTAATTGCAAATTATATTTTTGCTGCTGATacattagaataatttttaaatgtcatcttgaaatagaaatatgtattttaagcaCTCATGCAAAGGtaaatgaatactttttaaatgtgtgtgttgCTTATTTTTTCCATAAGAATTGTAAACATTGAACTGAACAAATTACCTATAATGGATTTGATTAATGACTTATGAGCAAGCTGGTTTGGCCAGACAGTATACCCAAACTTTTATATAATATACAGAAGGCTGTCACACTTGTGAAATTCTCTTGTCTAATCTGAATTTGCATTCCATGGTGATAACATGGTATATGTATTGTTATTAAAGTAAATGACCCATGtcaaatgtcttttatttattttatgaggaAAAGCTTTCTGTAGAGGAACAAATTTGAGAACAAGTTTCaggaaattgtctttttttgttgttgttctctaATCATGTTCTGCCTTCTGTTtcgatgattttaaaaatattttactctatgatgtgttttattttctttccttttgtgggtaatttttgttctattgattatctgtataatttttttttttttgagacagagttattccctgtcgcctaggctggagtgcagtggcatgatcttggctcactgcaacttccaccccccaagttcaagtgattctcctgcctcagcctcccgagtagctgtgattacaggcatgcaccaacacgcctggctaatttttgtatatttagtagagacgaggtttcaccatgttggccaggctgatcttgaactcctgacctcaggttatccacctgcctcggcctcccaaagtgctaggattacaggtgtgagccaccacgcccagctgattatCCATATAATTATAAcactcttctatttattttcagtCACCAATAATTCCTTTTGAGCAATATTTAAGCCTAGcatatttcttccttccctcttcctctacTAACCAGTTCTGGTCAATGATATTATTGGATTTTACTCTtacactgtttgtttgtttgtttatttgtttattttgagacagagtcttgctctgttgctgaggctggagtacagtggcgtgatctgagctcacggcaccctccacctcctagcttcaagcgattctgatgcttcagcctcccaactagctgggattacaggcatgtgccaccatgccgggctaatttttgtatttttagtaaaggcgaggtttcaccatgttggtcgggatgatcttgaactcctgacttcgagaGagctatctgcctcagcctcccaaagtgctgggattacaggcataatccaccacacctgacctactTTTGTACTGTTAAATGTGATTATACTTCTCTTTGACTTGTCAGCTTAGCTTTAGCTGATACACTCTGGtgcccaactattattgtatcaGTGAACttccactttcttttccttttctctcaatttttgttGTATCATTTCTACACTGTGAGGACATACAATATTTACATTCTGTTGTCATCCTCACATTTCTTAGTTCCACAGTTTAAATGTATTTGAAACTCAAAACATTCCCAGTAATCTCTTGGTCAGCTGAAATTAATGGTTTAATAGTTTCCTTAAGAAAGActcatggggccgggcgcggtggctcacgcttgtaatcccagcactttgggaggccgaggcgggcggatcacgaggtcaggagatcgagaccacggtgaaaccccgtctctactaaaaatacaaaaaaaaattagccgggcgtggtggcgggcgcctgtagtcccagctactcggagaggctgaggcaggagaatggcgtgaacccaggaggcggagcttgcagtgagccaagattgcgccactgcactccagcctgggcgacagagcgagactccgtctcaaaaaaaaaaagactcatggaACAATTTCCCTAAATTTTTGCCATGTCAAATATGTTTATCTGTAGCTTTTATACAGTAAAAACAATTTGGCTAGATAATACAATTCTCAgttcatatttttctttggaaTATTAAAGTGTTGCTATAGAGAAGCCTAAAGTCATGTGACATTTTTCTTACATAAGTGATTTGATTTTTTGCTTGGCTGCTCAAATTATTCCTTTATCAAGTCCAATAACTCTAACAGGTCTTGGTATTGACCTTTCTGGGTCAGTTTTCActacattttcagaaaattttcattCTAATAGATGAGTACTCTTGATTTTGTTTAAATAACTAATTTGAGAGTCATTGATCTAGACAAATGGCAGAGGATAGGGGGAGAAGAACAAGTGAAGGGTTAAGATGTTAATGAGTGTTCATGAGAAATTTGTGAGATTGCGTGCCTGAAAAGAATGGTAAATGGTACATTAGGTGGTTCAAGTGGATGTGATACTATTTTTTATTGAATGAGAGCTGGGTTCATGGTTCTGCCACTCCTAACCAAGCAGCCATGTTTTCTTATGtataaaatggggacagtatCAGTGATGTGGGGTTGTTGGGATTAAATACAATACTGACTATAAAGGGCTTACTTAGCATAGCACCCAGTGCATTAGTAAGCTCAATAGATGGTTGCTGTTTCCATTATTACTGTGTTAACTATGGGAATGCAGCAGCACAGGAGACACATGAGCCTTGCCTTCAGAATTTATAGTCTAGCAGGGAAGGCTGGCATTAAATAAGTGATTACAATtgtaggggccaagggaaaacttTACCTTGACCCTCTGAAGGTTTactgaaaaatcaactgacaaaaggcagattactAGGAGAAAAAACATGcaattattttaatgtgtatatcACAGGGGAATGGCAGAATGATTACTCAGTAACCCAGTAGGGTACAGATGTTTATATATCCTTCTTCATAGGGGAAGGGGAGATGGAGGAAATGTGGCAATTTGAGggataatgaattatttttagggGGATTCAGTGGACTTAGAGACCATACGATGGCCTAAGACAAAGTCTGTTTGGCTTACAGAGCAGATAATAGTTTGTGACAAGTCTGTCCAGATATGTTGACAGATTTGTCTCTCTTCCTGCAATATGAATTCAACTAATGAAAACTCCatgccggtgcagtggctcacacctgtaatcccagcacttcgggaggccgaggcaggcagatcacttgaggtcaggagtttgagaccagcctggccaacatggtgaaaccccctctctactaaaaaaaatacaaaaattagccatgcatggtggcacacacctgtagtcccagctactcaggaggctgaggtaggagaatcacttgaacctaggagatcacgccactgcactccagtttgggcaacagagcgagacaccatctcaaaaaaaaaaaaaaaaaaaaaaaaaaacggaaaggACCAGGAGTAATTCTCCCCCTGCCACCCCACCACCTTTGGCAGGTCTAGACTTTAAGCAGATAAGGAAACTTCATAGAACAGCTTCATGGCGGGGAGGGGGTTTGTAGGAGGGGGTaggaggtcagagagaccttgaggctGCATCTTCATTCAGTCCGGCATGTCAAAGCATCATATTTTGGGGTATTCGTTTCTGAGTCCCAACACAATAAAGGATGATAATTATTAGGTAGAGGATGCAACAGGAACATCTGGCTGGGGGAACCTAACCCAGGGTTGGGGTTGGAGAAATTCTCCCTGAGAAAATAATGTTCTACTTTAAGGAAATAGTATGTTGATTTTTCATTGAGAGTTAAGAGTCCGTGGCTTAATGTTGGATGTTATTGGAGTGTTGGTGTGTGTGGTTGCTCCATGCCGCTCCTCCAGTTGTCTGAGGGCATGATGGCCTTTCTCATCCAAAGCACGTGGCACACATAAGTGTtcagtgtttgttgaattaattagaatttaaaaGGTTTGGGGCTTCTACATTCAGGATCCTACTGTACCTAGAAGGTACTTTTTTTCTAGTTAATGAACAACAGTGACATCTGGTGGTAAGAGTTGGAATTTGACTCCACACTTAAAAGCCCCCTAAATACACTCGACTTCTGAATCACACAGACAGATTTTTGGAGTGGAAGGAGTATTGGTCATGTAGGCCATGTCTCTTGCCTCACAGATGAGGAACTGCTGCTCAGTTTCAGGGACTTCAAATTTAGGCTGTATCCCCATGTACATATATAGTTTTATCACATGATAACTACCAGACCAGAACAACACTGAacgaacataaaatattttaaaagttctcaTGTCAGAGTGGAACTGCCAAATATTATTTATACACTTGGTCCCATTTGAAAGCTGTTTGAATAGAATAGGGAAATTTGAGAGAGGCAGCTGGGACATGCACCCTGACTGGTTTGCTACTTTTATCAGTGAATGATTTACCTGATATGAGTTCATGGAAGAACGAACACTGCTCATACAATCTAGTTTCCTTGCCTGCTTCCCCCTTAGTCACTGaatgaagcaaaagaaagaatttgttTTTAGCAAGACAAAAGTTAGAAAAATGTCCCCCTAAATTCAGTGATGATAAGTGAGTCTACGGTGGAGGCCGGTGTCCAGTTGATCCCCTCAGAGGAAGCGAAGAACAGGTCCTTGCAGTAGTATTCTGAGCTTCTTACAACGTTGGCGTTAGGTCTTTTCCTATCCTGAATGCAATTCTGAAGTGTTAGGACTGACTAAAATTTTGCCATCACATCTTTGAGTTATTGTCCTTACCTAATCTCACCTTGTCTATTGTCTTCCCCACAGTGCCCCTTCCTAGCTCACTCATTTCTGTCAATGATGACCCCATCTCCCGCTGTCATCCCCTGAGCtcaaacctcctgggctcaagcgatcttcccaccacAGCTCCCCAGGTAGTTGGACTACGGGCATgggccgccacacccagctgatacttgtattttttgtagagatgggatttcaccatgttggtcaggctggtctcaacctcctgagcccaagtgatctgtctgcctcagcctccctaagtgccggggttacaggcgtgagccactgtgtctggcttatatatatgtattttttaattgagactgggtcttgctctgtcacccaggctggagtgcagtggcatgatcataactcactgcagctctgtctcctgagctcaagcaattctcttgcctcagcctcctgagtagctggaagtataggcacacaccaccacacctagctaattgttTCAGCCTTTATGGAAAGGAAGCCGAAGAGATTCGCGCATACAAATGGTCTTTACTGTGGAAGTGGTAAATTAAATACTATTAAGCGCACAAGGCATTGGGGACCTAGTTAATGAGAGAAATTAATAATTACTAGGATCAGGTGACTCACCCAAATGTTTTGAAAGACTGTGATGTGAGCCAAGAATGGAATTGAGAAATTtgaggataaaataaatatattagcaACCTTGTGCTGAAGGCTTGGTGGAGAGCCAGGGTAGATCTCATCTGTCAGAGAGGTCCCTTGGAGCTAAGGATTGATGAATCTTGGCAGAACATTGAGTTTTCTAATAAAGTCAGCATATGATGAGTGAGACCACATCTATACAAACACAGCTTAGACAAAATAGTTCCCGGGATAAAATAAGATTGACTGTAGCCAAATGGTGTTAAGCTAAACACAAAATGTGCTGGAGGACTCTGGGAGGCTAGTAGCTACCAAAGCCCAAATCCATGGCAAGTTGTACAGGCAGAACTTCCAGCACAAAGGGGCTTGAACCTGGagaaaaggaacaatttttatcTATGTAGGGCTCCTGATTGTGAAGTGGAATAATTTAGCAAGGCTTAACCCTGGGGCAAAAATATCCTCTAGGcagtttgtttctgtttgttctgAATCCATGCTCACAATATCTTTCTGATGACTCTTTTGGCTTTGTGGGTGTCTGATGCTGGGAAGGGAGAGTCTCTGGACATGGGTCACAACCCACAGATATAAATGAGAGACTTAGTGTTCCTGGTTTATATGTCAGTTACACGTGACTGGTGTAAGTCTAGCCCCAAGAGATACTCGTGGTATAATGACCAAATTGGATTTGGGGCCTACAAAGCTGAGGTCTAGAATGAGAGCTGTGAAATGGAGAGAGCCAAATGAGGCCTTGTTTTTAAGCTGTAGCAGAACTTACTTCCATTACCAGGCAAAACAACTAAATCTGTAGTAATTAATATGTATGACTACTAAAATAATAAAGGTAACTGAAGAGAATTTCacattttacaaagcactttcatgaCCTATTTATCATGATAATAAAGGTACTATTACTGTTGTAAGAAGAAAGTTGAGGTTTGTGACTTGACTAACGTTGGAGTCAAAACTCAGGTATTCCCACTTCTGACTTTGttcaattcttttttgtttctcataGAGTAAGGCCACTGTTCATGTTATGTTTACTTATTGGTGGGAGAGAGAATTTCAGTGATGGGAAATATATTTGGTGACTATTAAGATAAGTAAGCATGGGTAAAGGTCCCACTTTGAAGTTGAAACTACGTGGAACTGTGGGGAGAACCCAATTTAGGGATTAGGAAAAAAAGCCATTAGACCCACACAAGTATGCgcaactgatttttaaaacctttattgtggtaaatatacatataaaaattaccattttaaccatttttaagtgtacaatacagtgGAACTAAGTATATTCAAAATGCTATgtaaccatcatcaccaccatccacctcTAAAGTCTTTTCATCAGCCCAAACAGAAACTCCATGCCCTTTAAGAATAACTTTtggttggatgcagtggctcacacctataatcctagcactttgggaggtcaagtcagatctcttgagcccaggagttcgagaccaacctgggcaacatggcgaaacaccatctctacaaaaaatacaaaaattagctcggtgtggtggtgcgagcctgtggtcccaactacttggaatgctaaggtgggaagataacctgagcccaggtggtcgaggctgtagtgagctgtcattgcgccactgcattccagcctgggcgatagagcgagactcaaaaacaaaaaccccaaaacctcTCTACTTCCCCCGTTCTTCCACTCCCTAGCATcgtctattctactttctgtctctatgaatttgttcATTCTAGGTACCTAATATACATGGAACTGTACAATATTTgccattttgtgtctggcttctttcacttagcataatgttttcaaggttcacccagaattcagaatttcattcttttctaaggctgaataTTCCGTGgagtatatataccacattttgtttactcattcatctgttgaaggttgcttgggttgtttctaccttctggctatcatgaataatgctgctatgaacattggctTACAATTACCTGTTTGAGTCCCTTCTtcgttttttattatttttttttgtagagacgaggtctcgctatgttgaccaggctggtctcgagttcctggcctcaagcagtcctttacctcagcctcccaaagggctaggattacaggcatgaaccactgtgtctggccaagtCCCTTCTTTCAAATCTTTTGGGCATATACTTAGAAGTGGAATTgtaaatcatatggtaattcaatgtttaactttttgaggaaccaccaaactgttttctacagtggatataccattttacattcccaccagctatACATAAGGGTTCCAAATTCTTCACATCCTGGCAAACACTTATTTTCCGTTTTTTGGATAATatccatcctaatgggtgtgaaatggtatctcgtggttttggtttgcatttctctaatggttagtgatgttgggtgtgttttcatgtgcttatttgccatttgtatatcttctttggattaATGTCTAttgaagtcctttgcccatttttgaattgggttttaTTGTTGAGATAGCtaatctgatttttgacaaaggtgcaaaagcaattcaatggaggaagcGTAGctttccaacaaatggtgctggaccAACTGGACACCAtaggcaaaaaagcaaaaaagaacctTGATCTAAATTTCAtacctttatataaaaattacatcAAAATAAACCATGGGCATAAAACTCTAACACTTTTATTAAAATGGGGGGAAATCTTTGGGACCCAGGGCTAGGCAAAGAGTTCCTTCTTAGacttgacatcaaaagcacaatccataaaagaaggaattgataaattggaccttGTCAAAATCAAGCCTTTTGTTCTGTGAAAGCCCAAGTGAAGAGGATTAAAAGATGAACTACAGATtcggagaaagtatttgcaaactacatatcCAACAACGGACtagtatatagaatatataaagaattatcaAAACTCGACAGTTAGAaattgggcaaaagacatgaacagacacttcaccaaagaaaatatacagttgaca contains these protein-coding regions:
- the HIGD1A gene encoding HIG1 domain family member 1A, mitochondrial isoform X2, with the translated sequence MSTDTGVSLPSYEEDQGSKLIRKAKEAPFVPVGIAGFAAIVAYGLYKLKSRGNTKMSIHLIHMRVAAQGFVVGAMTVGMGYSMYREFWAKPKP
- the HIGD1A gene encoding HIG1 domain family member 1A, mitochondrial isoform X1, which encodes MEQKLVETSQKFFLREILQAITMSTDTGVSLPSYEEDQGSKLIRKAKEAPFVPVGIAGFAAIVAYGLYKLKSRGNTKMSIHLIHMRVAAQGFVVGAMTVGMGYSMYREFWAKPKP